Proteins co-encoded in one uncultured Draconibacterium sp. genomic window:
- a CDS encoding SusC/RagA family TonB-linked outer membrane protein: MKLTIFLLLTTFIGVFASESYSQTARLSLKANQISLENFLIKIEEQSEFRFFYTGEIDVERKVSGEFRNKRIMDVLDAISEEAGIRYEVMGRQIILSPEYSEMVIRSIQQQRQISGKVTDSGGNPLPGVTITIKGTTNGTISNADGTFEIQNIPENATLIFSFVGMKTQEIQVDEQSEINVSLIEQSIGIDEVVAIGYGSIKKSDLTGALSQVKSDEIAAYPSIDMVQALQGRTSGVQIQSNNGEPGSSYKVRIRGATSINSSSDPLYVVDGFPGGYAPPAEDIESIEILKDASATAIYGSRGANGVILITTKRGKTGEAVIELNSSYSFQTAINKLDLLNKNQFTDYITEISPTALDGQLIGPGTDWQDEIFRNGGVQNYQLSFKGGSEQLKYYISGIAYDHKGIILNSNHKRYSVTGNFDLNLSEKFRLGANFFLSRTQHDGIRTQENGGSTGVVTAAFQMEPTLPVYDDNGDYTISFLGDPNDNPVALAEELKSQYVNDIMQANFFGEYDLLKDLKLKVVLGATTGNNRSGGYTSTSLISGNAIGGAANLDGSKSTNLINENYLTYTKSFGEHDITAMGGYSYQSARREYWGAASTTFLSDAFLWWDLDGGSVYQGPYSGITESELASYYGRINYKLADKYLITLNARYDGSSRFAKNNKWAFFPSGAIAWNVAEESFMDDIPEVSQLKIRASYGVTGNQAIAEYRSLARLSTVHSVQGGQIVNAVRPSSVANNNLTWESTAQTDIGFDLGLFNQRVMLVADYYYKKTTDLLFNLPLPEYSGYTTMLKNIGSLENKGFEFTLSTVNFDNKFKWTSDLNFSINRNKVLDLPDGNDIFYRVMPAHMVGITNTNVLREGEAVGVFYGYIYDGVYQENEDILPGNFDQYAGGEKYKDVDGTRDEEGNLTGEPDGEITSDDRTIMGDPNPDFIWGLTNNFEYKGFDLNIFIQGSQGNDMFSYTLMELETLRGYNNSTTRALNRWTPTNTDTDVPVASSARGYHSSSRWVYDGSYVRLKNIALGYSLPKSWITPLGLSHVKLYVSGQNLLTLTKYRGYDPEVNYNGSNISAGFDYGSYPSAKSYTFGLKVIF, translated from the coding sequence ATGAAACTAACGATCTTTTTGTTGCTGACAACCTTTATCGGAGTATTTGCTTCTGAGTCGTACTCCCAAACAGCAAGATTGTCTTTGAAAGCAAACCAAATTTCACTAGAAAACTTTCTCATTAAAATTGAAGAACAAAGCGAGTTCCGCTTTTTCTACACCGGCGAAATCGACGTTGAAAGAAAAGTTTCCGGCGAATTCAGAAACAAAAGAATTATGGATGTATTGGATGCAATATCCGAAGAAGCCGGCATAAGATACGAAGTAATGGGGCGCCAGATCATTCTTTCTCCTGAGTATTCAGAAATGGTGATTCGAAGCATCCAGCAGCAGAGACAGATTTCGGGGAAGGTTACTGACTCTGGTGGAAATCCTTTGCCAGGTGTAACAATTACGATAAAAGGTACAACAAACGGAACCATTAGTAATGCTGACGGAACTTTTGAGATACAAAACATTCCAGAGAATGCAACCCTTATTTTTTCATTTGTGGGAATGAAAACCCAGGAGATTCAGGTTGACGAACAAAGTGAAATTAATGTTTCATTGATCGAGCAATCGATTGGAATTGACGAAGTTGTGGCAATAGGATATGGGTCAATAAAGAAAAGTGATCTTACCGGAGCGTTATCTCAGGTAAAGTCAGATGAAATTGCAGCTTATCCTTCTATTGATATGGTGCAGGCTTTGCAAGGAAGAACGTCGGGTGTTCAAATTCAGTCGAACAATGGCGAGCCAGGCTCATCGTATAAAGTACGAATTAGGGGGGCAACTTCTATAAATTCTTCTTCCGATCCCTTGTATGTGGTAGATGGTTTCCCGGGTGGATATGCTCCTCCTGCAGAAGACATTGAATCTATTGAGATTTTGAAAGATGCATCTGCTACAGCAATTTATGGTTCGCGTGGAGCCAATGGGGTAATTCTTATTACAACCAAACGTGGAAAGACGGGAGAAGCTGTAATTGAGCTAAATTCATCTTATTCTTTTCAAACTGCAATAAACAAACTGGATTTACTAAATAAAAATCAGTTTACAGATTATATCACAGAAATATCACCAACTGCACTCGATGGACAATTGATCGGGCCGGGAACAGACTGGCAGGATGAAATCTTTAGAAATGGAGGAGTTCAAAATTATCAACTATCTTTTAAGGGTGGAAGTGAGCAATTAAAATATTACATCTCCGGAATCGCTTATGATCACAAGGGTATTATCCTTAACTCAAATCACAAAAGGTATTCAGTTACTGGTAATTTCGATCTGAATCTTTCTGAAAAGTTTCGTTTGGGTGCTAATTTCTTTCTTTCACGAACTCAACACGATGGTATTAGGACTCAGGAAAATGGAGGTTCAACAGGTGTTGTAACTGCTGCTTTCCAAATGGAGCCAACCTTACCTGTTTATGATGATAATGGAGATTATACCATTTCGTTTTTAGGAGATCCAAATGACAACCCGGTAGCCTTGGCAGAAGAATTAAAATCGCAATATGTTAACGACATTATGCAAGCCAACTTTTTTGGGGAGTACGACCTGTTAAAAGATTTGAAGCTAAAAGTTGTACTGGGCGCAACAACCGGAAATAATAGAAGTGGTGGTTATACTTCTACTTCACTAATATCAGGTAATGCTATTGGCGGAGCTGCTAATTTAGATGGATCGAAGTCGACAAATCTGATAAATGAAAACTATTTAACCTACACGAAGAGCTTTGGAGAACACGATATAACTGCAATGGGTGGTTATTCCTATCAGTCAGCCAGACGCGAGTATTGGGGTGCTGCTTCAACAACCTTTTTATCAGATGCGTTTTTGTGGTGGGATTTGGATGGAGGATCAGTATATCAAGGTCCTTATTCTGGGATAACAGAGTCTGAACTTGCTTCTTACTACGGCAGGATAAATTACAAACTAGCGGATAAATATTTGATTACCTTAAATGCGCGTTACGACGGATCTTCTCGTTTTGCTAAAAATAACAAATGGGCTTTTTTCCCTTCTGGTGCTATTGCATGGAATGTTGCTGAAGAATCATTTATGGATGATATTCCTGAAGTTAGCCAGTTAAAAATAAGAGCCAGCTATGGGGTAACCGGAAATCAGGCAATTGCAGAGTATCGCTCGTTGGCACGTTTAAGTACAGTTCATTCGGTACAGGGTGGGCAAATTGTTAATGCGGTGAGGCCAAGTTCGGTTGCCAATAATAATCTAACCTGGGAAAGTACTGCACAAACCGATATTGGTTTCGATTTAGGTTTGTTTAATCAACGTGTTATGTTGGTGGCCGACTATTATTATAAAAAAACTACAGATTTATTATTTAATCTGCCGCTTCCTGAATATTCAGGTTATACAACCATGTTGAAGAATATTGGGAGTTTAGAAAATAAGGGTTTTGAATTTACATTATCGACTGTCAATTTTGACAATAAATTTAAGTGGACAAGTGACTTGAATTTTTCTATTAACAGAAACAAAGTTCTTGACCTTCCTGATGGAAATGATATATTTTACCGGGTTATGCCAGCACATATGGTTGGTATTACTAACACTAATGTTCTAAGAGAAGGAGAAGCTGTTGGTGTATTTTATGGATATATTTATGATGGTGTCTATCAGGAGAATGAAGATATATTGCCGGGAAATTTCGACCAATATGCTGGTGGCGAGAAATACAAAGATGTTGATGGAACACGTGATGAAGAAGGAAATCTTACCGGAGAACCTGATGGTGAAATCACTTCCGATGACAGAACGATTATGGGAGATCCTAACCCGGATTTTATATGGGGGCTTACCAATAATTTCGAATATAAGGGTTTCGACCTTAATATCTTCATCCAGGGTTCGCAAGGGAACGACATGTTTAGCTATACCCTTATGGAGTTGGAAACACTCAGGGGATATAACAATTCTACAACAAGAGCTCTTAATAGGTGGACACCAACCAATACAGATACAGATGTGCCTGTTGCAAGTTCAGCCCGAGGCTATCATTCGTCATCCCGTTGGGTTTACGATGGAAGCTATGTGCGCCTAAAAAACATCGCGTTGGGTTACAGCTTACCAAAATCATGGATAACCCCTTTGGGCTTAAGTCATGTAAAACTATACGTAAGTGGGCAGAACTTATTAACCTTAACAAAATATCGTGGGTACGATCCTGAGGTAAATTACAACGGGTCTAACATTAGTGCCGGGTTTGATTATGGAAGTTATCCAAGTGCTAAATCATACACATTTGGGCTTAAAGTTATTTTCTAA
- a CDS encoding FecR family protein has product MNRLFNKYYRSLLNPDEFSEVSEFFSEAKNETRIFNMMKPFWEEELSKSLDSKRSSSDLYSKIKEFVLLDKQKRLGRKIRFYTWSLRIAAVFIIGLLLSTVFLFQESRVQYSDQIQTITTPYGAKTNYTLPDGSIVWLNSGSTFSYAAKFGKTRSVTLVGEAFFEVEKDSKPFIVATNHGTVKVKGTSFNVKAYADDNDFETTLEEGSVVFKVKNAGNEVTLKPGEQVSKTESGYTVKKVETKYFTSWKEGKLLFNREPFPSFIKKLERWYNVKIEYSDPKLNNLWYTGTIEMESISEVMEMISKAAPVSYHFNNKTRVFTIKAK; this is encoded by the coding sequence ATGAACAGATTATTCAATAAGTACTACCGATCGTTGCTGAATCCCGATGAGTTTTCAGAAGTATCAGAGTTTTTTTCGGAAGCAAAAAACGAGACGCGCATTTTTAACATGATGAAGCCATTTTGGGAAGAAGAACTATCAAAGTCACTTGATTCCAAACGTTCGAGTTCCGACTTGTATTCCAAAATTAAAGAATTTGTATTGCTTGATAAGCAAAAACGGCTTGGCAGAAAAATCAGATTTTATACATGGAGCCTGCGTATAGCAGCTGTCTTTATCATTGGACTGTTGTTAAGTACTGTTTTTCTATTTCAGGAATCGCGGGTACAATACTCCGATCAAATACAAACAATTACAACTCCTTACGGAGCAAAAACGAATTATACCTTACCTGATGGTTCAATAGTCTGGTTAAACTCCGGGTCAACATTTTCATATGCTGCAAAGTTTGGGAAAACACGATCGGTAACTTTGGTCGGAGAAGCTTTTTTCGAGGTAGAAAAAGATTCGAAACCATTTATTGTGGCAACCAATCACGGCACGGTGAAAGTGAAGGGAACTTCATTTAATGTTAAAGCTTATGCCGACGATAACGACTTTGAAACAACACTGGAGGAGGGATCAGTTGTTTTTAAGGTAAAAAACGCTGGTAATGAAGTTACCCTTAAACCCGGAGAGCAAGTGAGTAAAACAGAATCGGGGTATACGGTAAAAAAAGTTGAAACAAAATATTTTACCTCGTGGAAAGAAGGGAAATTACTATTTAACCGCGAGCCTTTCCCAAGTTTTATTAAAAAGCTCGAACGATGGTACAACGTTAAAATCGAGTATTCCGACCCGAAGCTTAACAATTTATGGTACACCGGAACAATAGAAATGGAAAGCATTAGCGAAGTAATGGAAATGATTAGTAAAGCAGCACCTGTTTCTTATCACTTTAATAATAAAACACGCGTATTCACAATAAAAGCAAAATAG
- a CDS encoding RNA polymerase sigma-70 factor: protein MSEIIDLHKILSALAQDDEASLEKLFNHYYPRLFNFSKSILKLEDGIDDILQEVFVKIWKNRKNINSAATFNSYIFIITRNLLLNELRRQLSFQNTKEEVKRLSLANEYSLSEQIDYQELKEKIDAFVEELPDRQKEVFLLSRNEGLSHKEIAEKLGIKPKTVEYHITLALRCLKAKITGIGILSLLYFYLFF, encoded by the coding sequence ATGTCCGAAATAATAGACCTACATAAAATTTTATCGGCACTGGCACAAGACGATGAAGCTTCTTTAGAGAAGCTTTTCAACCATTATTATCCTAGGTTATTCAATTTCTCAAAATCTATTTTAAAGCTGGAAGACGGTATTGACGATATTTTGCAGGAGGTTTTTGTGAAGATCTGGAAAAACCGTAAAAACATAAATTCTGCCGCTACTTTCAATTCGTATATTTTTATCATCACACGAAATCTTTTGTTAAACGAACTAAGGAGGCAGTTAAGCTTTCAAAATACGAAAGAAGAAGTTAAACGACTTTCGTTGGCAAACGAATACTCTTTATCCGAGCAAATCGACTACCAGGAACTGAAAGAGAAAATTGATGCTTTCGTAGAAGAACTTCCTGACCGTCAGAAGGAGGTTTTTTTACTAAGTCGTAATGAGGGACTGTCGCATAAAGAAATAGCGGAAAAACTTGGAATTAAGCCTAAAACTGTAGAATACCACATTACATTGGCACTCAGGTGTCTGAAGGCGAAAATCACAGGTATTGGAATACTCTCGTTGCTCTATTTCTATCTTTTTTTCTAG
- a CDS encoding DUF493 family protein: MDKYKNLRYRLMETENWPLEYMFKFIVPNEEGKVDQVKALLPKEGKVTFKHTANLKHVSVTSVALMESADQIIEITEKVDKIEGVIVL; encoded by the coding sequence ATGGATAAATATAAAAATCTGCGCTATCGGCTGATGGAAACGGAAAACTGGCCACTGGAATATATGTTTAAGTTTATTGTTCCCAATGAAGAAGGGAAAGTTGATCAGGTAAAAGCCTTACTGCCCAAAGAAGGTAAAGTAACATTTAAGCATACTGCTAATCTAAAACACGTGTCTGTTACTTCTGTGGCGTTAATGGAATCAGCCGACCAAATTATAGAGATAACCGAGAAGGTGGATAAGATTGAGGGAGTAATTGTGCTGTAA
- a CDS encoding TonB-dependent receptor gives MKKIKFKLLVLAMLIGISFNTLGQALEITGVVFDENDNTIPGVSIVEKGTANGTVTDIDGKFIIGVKGRSSTLIFSFVGYKKQEIVLNDQTNYQVHLVTSNINLDEVVAIGYGKLTRKDVTSSITTVNAKDLNVGVYTDPSQLLQGKVPGLTITQTSDPNGKSSITLRGASTLRTGEAQEPYYVIDGIPGMSLSLIAPEDIESIDVLRDASATAIYGSKAANGVIIVTTKKGSKNGQTNVSYSSYVAVDNVLKNLDMMTASELSTYAASNNVSLPNNEGASTDWQKEVQRTGFSHNHNVSINGGDQKTNYSTSINYMNKQGVIKNTDVDRLIARSFLQTTTLDDHLILSFGINGSITNNKNVSMGDQGTSVLDAMNYYSPLVPTKNADGSWYQSSGISQNYNPLSTLNEDQYSTESKRLQGVAKVSLKIIDGLVYNLGLSYQNEQYIYSNYNTSASQIFESQNGQASRTAVENKKKVMETYLNYDKVFNDVHKLGLMAGYSWEQNDNNDGFGLTVYNFYNDALKYYNLGYANSMDISGINSGNTLSTLRMISFYGRVNYSYNSKYLFQATLRRDGSSAFGRNNRWAIFPSASFSWRLNEEGFIKDMNVFDDLKFRIGYGVSGNSLGFDAFTAIQTYGASGWFTYTDANGNTSQYRTLAATSNANPDLKWERTGMLNLGIDFGFFKNRLTGTLEYYDKQTTDLIYSYAVSTNRYPFGSMLANVGDISNKGIELSLNVIPVKTENLQWETTVNLSHNKNEVKSLSNQTYSVDYINVGNPDIGGYSTANVQRIMEGEAIGTFYTWEWAGYNENGVSQFYVHDPETGERTGEFTTSPQETDRTKVGSAQPKLTYGWNNTLTYKKWSLNAFLQGVTGNKIMNSTRAQYNYIAMVSTGKNVLREVATNQKYTDVNAQAPSDRYLENGSYLRLSTLSLSYNFGKFGNYINGLKVYATCNNLFTITNYKGLDPEVSLGGLTPGIDSRETYYPRTRTFMLGLNINF, from the coding sequence ATGAAAAAAATCAAATTTAAATTATTGGTGTTAGCGATGCTAATTGGCATATCATTTAACACCCTCGGGCAAGCTCTAGAAATTACTGGAGTTGTGTTTGATGAAAACGACAACACAATACCCGGTGTTTCAATCGTTGAAAAAGGTACAGCAAATGGTACTGTTACCGATATAGATGGAAAGTTCATAATTGGAGTTAAGGGAAGATCAAGTACCTTGATCTTTTCGTTTGTTGGCTATAAGAAACAGGAAATTGTATTGAACGATCAAACTAATTACCAGGTACACTTGGTTACGTCCAACATCAATTTAGATGAAGTTGTTGCCATTGGCTATGGTAAGCTAACGCGTAAAGATGTTACAAGTTCAATTACAACTGTTAATGCCAAAGATCTAAATGTGGGTGTTTATACCGATCCGTCGCAGTTGCTGCAAGGTAAAGTTCCCGGTTTAACAATTACCCAAACTTCCGATCCAAATGGTAAATCTTCGATTACCTTACGCGGAGCTTCTACTCTGCGTACTGGCGAAGCACAGGAACCATACTATGTAATTGATGGGATTCCCGGAATGTCACTATCGCTTATCGCTCCAGAAGATATCGAAAGTATCGATGTTTTACGCGATGCTTCTGCAACTGCCATTTACGGTTCGAAAGCTGCCAATGGTGTTATTATCGTTACCACAAAAAAAGGTAGTAAAAACGGGCAAACCAATGTAAGCTACAGTAGTTATGTTGCTGTTGACAATGTGTTGAAGAACCTGGATATGATGACCGCAAGCGAACTTAGCACCTATGCTGCATCCAATAACGTATCTCTTCCAAACAACGAGGGAGCCAGTACAGATTGGCAGAAGGAGGTTCAGCGCACTGGTTTTAGTCATAACCACAATGTATCGATCAATGGTGGCGACCAAAAAACAAACTATAGTACCAGCATTAACTATATGAATAAACAGGGGGTGATCAAAAATACGGATGTCGACCGGCTAATCGCAAGGTCTTTTCTGCAAACCACTACACTTGATGATCATTTAATCCTGTCGTTCGGGATTAACGGAAGTATTACTAATAACAAGAATGTTTCAATGGGCGACCAGGGAACAAGCGTGCTTGATGCCATGAACTACTATTCTCCATTAGTTCCTACAAAAAATGCAGATGGAAGTTGGTATCAAAGTTCTGGCATTTCTCAAAACTACAATCCTCTGTCAACACTGAATGAAGACCAGTATAGTACTGAGAGTAAACGATTACAGGGTGTCGCCAAAGTTTCTCTTAAAATTATAGATGGCCTGGTTTATAACCTGGGACTTTCCTATCAAAACGAGCAATATATTTACAGCAATTATAATACTTCTGCTTCGCAGATATTCGAATCTCAGAATGGGCAGGCAAGTCGCACCGCTGTAGAAAATAAGAAAAAGGTAATGGAAACCTATCTTAACTACGATAAGGTATTTAATGATGTACACAAACTCGGACTTATGGCCGGTTATTCGTGGGAACAGAACGATAACAACGATGGATTTGGGCTTACTGTATATAACTTTTATAATGACGCACTTAAGTATTATAATCTGGGGTATGCGAACAGTATGGACATTTCCGGGATTAATAGTGGCAATACTCTTTCTACGTTGCGTATGATTTCTTTTTATGGCCGTGTAAATTATAGTTATAACAGTAAATATTTATTTCAAGCCACATTACGCCGCGATGGAAGTTCTGCATTTGGTAGAAACAATCGCTGGGCGATCTTCCCTTCTGCATCGTTCTCATGGCGTTTAAATGAGGAAGGTTTCATAAAAGATATGAACGTATTTGATGATCTAAAATTCCGTATTGGTTATGGTGTTAGTGGTAACTCTTTAGGTTTTGATGCCTTTACTGCCATTCAAACATACGGTGCCTCAGGCTGGTTCACCTATACCGATGCAAATGGTAATACCTCTCAGTATCGTACTTTGGCTGCTACAAGTAATGCAAATCCTGATTTGAAATGGGAGCGTACAGGGATGTTAAACCTTGGTATTGATTTCGGATTTTTCAAAAACCGCTTAACGGGTACTCTTGAATACTATGATAAACAAACAACAGATTTGATTTATAGCTATGCAGTATCAACCAACCGCTATCCTTTTGGCAGCATGTTGGCCAACGTTGGGGATATTAGCAATAAAGGTATCGAGTTGTCATTAAATGTAATTCCTGTTAAAACCGAAAATCTTCAATGGGAAACTACTGTAAACCTTTCTCATAACAAAAACGAAGTAAAAAGCCTTTCTAACCAGACTTATTCTGTAGATTACATCAACGTAGGGAACCCGGATATCGGAGGCTATTCAACAGCCAATGTTCAGCGTATTATGGAAGGCGAAGCTATCGGAACTTTCTATACCTGGGAATGGGCCGGGTACAATGAAAATGGTGTATCGCAGTTCTACGTACACGATCCGGAAACCGGAGAACGCACAGGCGAGTTTACCACCAGCCCCCAGGAAACCGACCGTACCAAAGTTGGATCCGCCCAACCCAAATTAACTTACGGATGGAACAATACGCTAACGTACAAAAAATGGTCGCTTAATGCATTCCTCCAAGGAGTAACCGGTAATAAAATCATGAATTCAACCCGTGCACAGTACAATTACATTGCCATGGTTTCAACAGGTAAAAATGTACTGAGAGAAGTGGCTACCAATCAGAAATATACCGATGTAAATGCCCAGGCTCCGTCAGACCGTTACCTTGAAAATGGTAGCTACCTGCGCCTGTCAACATTGTCCTTAAGCTACAACTTTGGGAAATTTGGCAACTACATTAACGGCTTAAAGGTTTATGCAACATGCAATAACCTGTTTACCATTACAAACTACAAAGGCCTTGACCCCGAAGTATCACTCGGTGGCCTCACTCCCGGAATCGACAGCCGCGAAACATATTATCCGCGTACCCGTACTTTTATGCTCGGACTTAATATCAACTTCTAA
- a CDS encoding RagB/SusD family nutrient uptake outer membrane protein: MKKINIKLFVSTALIALATGSCTDLDVDVKSQYTSYPDSEIAIEAKTSDVYYAFRRTLGRSYNEAMTLSSDECMGISYDGDYYDSGNYAHSSLHNFKADDGSLSFWPDLSSGITKCNQVIVDLGGEEEPVTAPARAVRAFYHFILMDSYGDVPILDHLLDADESLERSSRADVAEWIESELLAIRDNMKNAVDASTYGKPTRWMVNALLAKLYINWNVYTKDVTSSGWSAVAANEKLDDCVAVCDEIIQSGIFNLNDDYLEKFYPTNGPHIKDFIYAMPYTASNKDGLTYGRFRTWRKGDSDGDGGAGLYGIKLAKSAAGNFAVNPEFAELFSLEGDRRNDAIFKGKLYQYDPSSYKVTTIPFLYKEKQVVLTKDIALKVVDENLNVGNDVEGWSQGYRFNKFIMDPTDYGLYGRNQDNDVPIFRYADILLTKCEAILRGATATNGDTPMSLFNQIRSYVNAPTISADPTLDELLDERGREFFDENWRRNDLIRFGNFEDDWGYKNTINPSAKTDYTKRIFPVPTGVLNENTNWTQNPGY, translated from the coding sequence ATGAAAAAAATAAATATAAAACTCTTTGTTTCAACTGCACTAATTGCGTTAGCTACCGGCAGTTGTACCGATTTAGATGTAGATGTAAAATCGCAATACACCTCTTATCCTGATTCTGAAATTGCTATTGAAGCCAAAACTTCTGACGTTTATTATGCTTTTCGTCGCACCTTGGGCCGAAGTTACAACGAAGCGATGACCCTATCGTCAGACGAGTGCATGGGGATAAGTTACGATGGGGATTATTATGATTCAGGAAACTATGCACATTCCAGCCTGCATAACTTCAAGGCCGATGATGGCAGCCTTAGTTTTTGGCCGGATTTGTCGAGTGGTATCACCAAATGTAATCAGGTTATTGTAGATCTTGGAGGTGAAGAAGAACCAGTTACAGCTCCGGCGCGAGCTGTCCGTGCTTTCTATCATTTTATTTTAATGGACAGCTATGGCGATGTGCCAATTTTGGACCACTTACTGGATGCCGACGAATCTTTGGAACGCAGTTCCCGCGCAGATGTTGCAGAATGGATTGAATCGGAACTACTGGCCATTCGTGATAATATGAAAAACGCTGTAGATGCTTCTACTTACGGGAAACCAACCCGTTGGATGGTTAACGCCCTTCTTGCGAAACTGTATATCAATTGGAATGTTTATACCAAAGATGTTACCAGCTCAGGCTGGTCGGCTGTAGCAGCAAACGAGAAGCTGGATGACTGCGTGGCTGTATGCGACGAAATTATACAATCGGGGATTTTTAACCTTAACGATGATTATCTGGAAAAATTTTATCCAACCAACGGCCCCCATATTAAAGATTTTATCTATGCCATGCCTTACACCGCCTCAAACAAGGATGGGCTGACCTATGGCCGTTTCCGTACCTGGCGTAAAGGCGATTCTGATGGAGATGGAGGTGCTGGTCTTTATGGTATTAAACTGGCAAAATCTGCTGCAGGCAACTTTGCTGTTAATCCTGAATTTGCAGAACTATTCAGTTTAGAAGGTGATCGTCGTAACGATGCTATTTTTAAAGGCAAACTTTACCAATACGATCCTTCTTCCTACAAGGTAACAACTATTCCTTTTCTGTATAAAGAGAAGCAAGTGGTACTTACCAAAGATATTGCGCTAAAAGTTGTGGATGAAAACCTGAATGTAGGCAACGATGTAGAAGGTTGGTCGCAAGGCTATCGCTTCAATAAATTTATAATGGATCCAACTGATTATGGTTTATATGGCCGTAATCAGGACAATGATGTCCCCATCTTTCGTTATGCCGACATCCTGCTCACAAAATGTGAAGCTATTTTGCGTGGTGCCACAGCCACAAACGGGGATACACCTATGAGTTTGTTCAATCAGATACGATCATATGTTAATGCACCTACCATCAGTGCAGATCCTACATTGGATGAACTACTTGACGAACGCGGTCGCGAATTTTTCGATGAAAACTGGCGTCGTAACGACCTAATCCGTTTTGGGAATTTTGAGGATGACTGGGGTTACAAAAACACTATTAACCCAAGTGCAAAAACAGATTATACCAAACGTATATTCCCGGTTCCAACAGGAGTCTTGAACGAGAATACTAACTGGACCCAGAATCCAGGATATTAA